The following coding sequences lie in one Acidobacteriota bacterium genomic window:
- a CDS encoding aminotransferase class IV — MITAAVNINGRVTDAHNAAISPLDHGYLFGYGVYETLRTYDKVPFLYDRHMRRLRDSAAGIYVAVPVDDAEMLRRIEDTMAAVPGLREGYIRILLTRGVGDFSYDPRMAPEPTLVLVVKNFPEPAADKFEKGIRISFVSVMRNHPSTVNPRIKSNNLLNNALAMQEAMRKGSEEALLKNHRGEIAECSQSNVFIVKDGRALTPPLDAGLLAGITREFVFEVGREAGIPVVEAAIREEHVVQADEAFITGTTRELTPVVAIDDQTIGTGKPGPITKTLLATFRKMARSTVASASPR; from the coding sequence ATGATCACGGCTGCCGTGAACATCAACGGGCGCGTGACCGACGCGCACAACGCGGCCATTTCGCCGCTCGACCACGGGTACCTGTTCGGATACGGGGTGTACGAGACCCTCCGGACGTACGACAAAGTCCCGTTTCTGTACGACCGTCACATGAGACGTCTGCGCGATTCGGCCGCGGGCATCTACGTGGCCGTCCCGGTCGATGATGCCGAAATGCTGCGGCGGATCGAAGACACGATGGCCGCCGTGCCGGGATTGCGGGAGGGATACATCCGTATCCTGCTCACCCGGGGGGTGGGGGACTTCTCCTACGACCCGAGGATGGCCCCGGAACCGACGCTCGTGCTGGTCGTGAAGAACTTTCCCGAGCCGGCGGCGGATAAATTCGAGAAAGGCATCCGCATCTCATTCGTGTCCGTGATGCGCAACCACCCCTCCACGGTCAACCCGCGCATCAAGTCGAACAATCTGCTGAACAACGCCCTCGCGATGCAGGAAGCGATGCGCAAAGGCTCGGAGGAGGCGCTCCTCAAGAACCATCGCGGCGAAATCGCCGAATGCTCGCAGTCCAACGTCTTCATCGTCAAGGACGGGCGCGCGCTGACGCCGCCGCTCGACGCCGGGCTGCTGGCGGGGATCACGCGGGAGTTCGTCTTCGAGGTCGGGCGCGAGGCCGGCATCCCGGTCGTTGAAGCCGCGATCCGCGAAGAACACGTGGTCCAGGCCGACGAAGCGTTCATCACCGGCACGACGCGCGAGCTGACACCGGTGGTGGCGATCGACGACCAGACGATCGGGACCGGGAAGCCGGGACCGATCACGAAGACACTCCTCGCCACCTTCCGCAAGATGGCAAGGAGCACCGTGGCCTCCGCGTCGCCGCGCTGA